A window of the Janthinobacterium agaricidamnosum NBRC 102515 = DSM 9628 genome harbors these coding sequences:
- a CDS encoding ATP-binding protein, protein MNQLNSLPVRSNVLLVSNSPEELRELLYVLDRHDLATGVAGDIDAAVRLAAGGPDLILLDAALAGNNIGAACMRLRNAGSRHGVPLLLMSAQPSAEEQGRSIGAGAVDYIKMPFDARDVAEKILMELALHKAAPPSVTPQRAGALHPQTLEVNYHAILAGSPEAVLLFDIDNQLLIDANHLAEQLFGLPLRGLLQLNIGDLFPARQASEQSSLELLKEKIALTLEGKTEIFRATCQYRDGKPIECEIRLVRLSVPGRQLVHARFIDLTERNLAQALRSGQNALLEMIAKGAPLKGTLDRLMLLIEGQSAGVYCSILLLDEDGQHMHSLSGPSLPPQYMAALEGAEIGPSVGSCGTAMFRKQAVVVSDIMQDPLWAPYRQLAQPFGLRACWSRPIMDQDTVLGSFAMYYRDVRSPTPDELRLIDVATHLAGIAIGRTRHEQELQRHRTHLEELVTQRTSALTLANQELASALENLSITQGELLRRDKLAALGALVAGIAHELNTPIGNSMVIASTMAERTRVLTESFQDGLRRSELETYLGQASEADAIVLRNLQRAANLVSSFKQIAVDRASSQRRSFVLREFVADLMLPLCAPLRNTAFSVKQEIPDGLLLDSYPGPLGQVLTSVFENCLLHGFDGRDGGHIEVSASADGAQGLLLSVSDDGIGIAREHLGRIYDPFFTTKLGSGGSGLGLHIAHNIVSGVLGGRIAASSEPGHGTRITLHLPLSAPHTNKK, encoded by the coding sequence ATGAATCAGTTGAATTCATTGCCAGTCCGCAGTAACGTTTTACTCGTCAGTAATTCGCCGGAGGAATTGCGCGAATTGCTGTACGTGCTGGATCGTCACGACCTGGCCACCGGGGTGGCCGGCGATATCGATGCCGCCGTGCGGCTGGCGGCCGGCGGGCCGGACCTGATCTTGCTCGACGCTGCGCTGGCCGGCAACAATATCGGCGCCGCCTGCATGCGCCTGCGCAATGCCGGCTCCCGCCACGGCGTGCCGCTGCTGCTGATGTCGGCCCAGCCCAGCGCCGAGGAACAGGGCCGCAGCATCGGCGCCGGCGCGGTCGATTACATCAAGATGCCTTTCGATGCGCGCGACGTGGCCGAAAAAATCCTGATGGAACTGGCGCTGCACAAGGCGGCCCCGCCCTCCGTGACGCCGCAGCGTGCCGGCGCGCTGCATCCGCAAACCCTGGAAGTCAATTACCACGCGATACTGGCCGGCTCGCCCGAGGCGGTGCTGCTGTTCGACATCGACAACCAGCTCTTGATCGATGCGAATCACCTCGCCGAGCAGCTATTCGGCTTGCCGCTGCGCGGCTTGCTGCAATTGAACATCGGTGATTTGTTTCCAGCCCGCCAGGCCAGCGAACAATCGTCACTGGAACTGCTCAAGGAAAAGATCGCGCTGACGCTGGAAGGCAAGACCGAGATATTCCGCGCCACCTGCCAATACCGCGACGGCAAGCCGATCGAGTGCGAAATCCGGCTGGTGCGCCTGTCGGTGCCGGGACGCCAGCTGGTGCATGCGCGTTTCATCGATTTGACCGAACGCAACCTGGCGCAAGCATTGCGTTCCGGCCAGAATGCTTTGCTGGAAATGATTGCCAAGGGCGCGCCGCTGAAAGGCACGCTGGATCGTCTGATGCTGCTGATCGAAGGCCAGTCGGCCGGCGTGTATTGCTCGATCCTGCTGCTCGATGAAGACGGCCAGCATATGCACAGCCTGTCCGGCCCCAGCTTGCCGCCGCAATACATGGCGGCGCTGGAGGGCGCCGAGATCGGGCCGTCGGTTGGCTCTTGCGGCACCGCCATGTTCCGCAAGCAAGCGGTGGTGGTCAGCGACATCATGCAAGATCCGCTGTGGGCGCCCTACCGGCAACTGGCACAGCCGTTCGGCCTGCGCGCCTGCTGGTCGCGCCCGATCATGGACCAGGATACCGTACTCGGTTCGTTCGCCATGTATTACCGCGACGTGCGCAGCCCGACGCCGGACGAATTGCGCCTGATCGATGTCGCCACCCACCTGGCCGGCATCGCCATCGGCCGCACCCGCCACGAGCAGGAATTGCAGCGCCACCGCACCCACCTGGAAGAATTGGTGACGCAACGCACCAGCGCGCTGACGCTGGCCAACCAGGAATTGGCCAGCGCGCTGGAAAACCTGTCGATTACCCAAGGCGAATTGTTGCGTCGCGATAAGCTGGCGGCGCTGGGCGCGCTGGTGGCCGGCATCGCCCATGAATTGAATACACCGATCGGCAACAGCATGGTGATCGCCAGCACCATGGCCGAACGTACCCGCGTGCTGACAGAAAGTTTCCAGGATGGCTTGCGCCGCTCCGAACTGGAAACCTATCTGGGCCAGGCCAGCGAAGCGGACGCCATCGTGCTGCGCAATTTGCAGCGCGCCGCCAACCTGGTGTCGAGTTTCAAGCAGATCGCGGTCGACCGCGCCAGTTCGCAACGGCGCAGTTTCGTGCTGCGCGAATTTGTCGCCGACCTGATGTTGCCGCTGTGCGCACCGTTGAGAAACACCGCCTTTTCGGTCAAGCAAGAAATTCCGGACGGACTGCTGCTGGACAGTTATCCCGGACCGCTGGGCCAGGTGCTGACCAGCGTATTTGAAAACTGCCTGCTGCACGGTTTCGACGGCCGCGACGGCGGCCATATCGAGGTCAGCGCCAGCGCCGATGGCGCACAGGGATTGCTGTTGTCGGTCAGCGACGACGGCATCGGCATCGCCCGGGAACACCTGGGCCGCATCTACGATCCGTTCTTCACCACCAAGCTCGGCTCCGGCGGTTCGGGCCTGGGTCTGCACATCGCCCACAACATCGTCAGCGGCGTACTGGGCGGACGCATCGCCGCCAGCAGCGAGCCCGGTCATGGCACCCGCATCACGCTACATTTGCCGCTGTCGGCGCCGCATACAAACAAGAAATGA